Proteins from one Megalops cyprinoides isolate fMegCyp1 chromosome 11, fMegCyp1.pri, whole genome shotgun sequence genomic window:
- the LOC118785479 gene encoding alpha-1,3-mannosyl-glycoprotein 4-beta-N-acetylglucosaminyltransferase A-like yields the protein MRLRHGTVATAIIFLTSFLSLSWYTAWQNGKEKLIAYQREFHALKERLRVAEHRTLQRSSELNSILEQFRRAIAETNGSKDALSNFSDETQKLLKELAHRKPLQVPNIYYHLPHLLNKEESLQPAVQLGQGRTGVSMVMGIPTVRRKVKSYLAETLHSLIDKLSPEEKLDCVIIVFVGETDADYVQSVADGLEKEFSAEFSSGLLELISPPASYYPDLSNLKETFGDSKERVRWRTKQNLDYSFLMMYAVSKGVYYVQLEDDIVAKPNYFATMKNFALQLSSEDWMILEFSQLGFIGKMFQAPDLNLIVEFIFMFYKEKPIDWLLDHILWVKVCNPEKDAKHCERQKSGLRVRFRPSLFQHVGLHSSLAGKIQKLTDKDFLKPLLHKIHVNPPAEVSTTLKVYQGHTLEKTYMGEDFFWAITPTAGDYVLFKFDRPVSIERYLFRSGNQEHPGDKLENTTVEILPLSESDLQTKEKYKRMDDRYYRIGQFENGVAEAVMDPIFNPVVALRLTVLKDSAVWAILSEIHIKRVAG from the exons AGAAGCTGATAGCGTACCAGCGGGAGTTCCACGCCTTGAAAGAGCGCCTCCGTGTGGCGGAGCACAGGACGCTGCAGCGCTCCTCTGAGCTCAACAGCATCCTGGAGCAGTTCCGGCGCGCCATCGCCGAGACCAACGGCAGCAAGGACGCCCTCTCCAACTTCTCCG ATGAGACACAGAAGCTGTTGAAGGAGTTGGCCCACAGGAAGCCTCTTCAGGTGCCAAATATCTACTaccacctgccccacctgctcAATAAGGAGGAGAGCCTGCAGCCTGCGGTGCAGCTGGGGCAGGGCAGGACAGGAG TGTCCATGGTGATGGGCATCCCCACCGTGAGACGAAAGGTCAAGTCCTACCTGGCAGAGACGCTGCACTCCCTCATCGATAAGCTGTCGCCCGAGGAGAAGCTGGACTGCGTCATCATCGTGTTCGTCGGAGAG ACGGACGCAGACTATGTGCAAAGTGTGGCCGATGGCCTGGAGAAAGA GTTCTCGGCAGAGTTCAGCTCTGGCCTGCTGGAGCTCATCTCGCCTCCGGCAAGCTACTACCCTGACCTCAGCAACCTGAAGGAGACCTTCGGAGACTCCAAGGAGAGGGTTAG GTGGAGGACGAAGCAGAACTTGGATTACTCCTTCCTGATGATGTACGCTGTGAGCAAAGGGGTCTATTATGTCCAG CTGGAAGACGACATCGTCGCCAAGCCCAACTACTTCGCCACCATGAAGAACTTCGCCCTGCAGCTGTCGTCCGAGGACTGGATGATCCTCGAGTTCTCCCAGCTGGGGTTCATCG GGAAGATGTTCCAGGCCCCCGACCTGAACCTGATTGTGGAGTTCATCTTCATGTTCTATAAGGAGAAGCCCATTGATTGGTTGCTGGACCACATTCTCTGGGTCAAAGTATGCAACCCTGAGAAAGATGCG aagcaCTGTGAGAGGCAGAAGTCTGGTTTGCGTGTGCGTTTCAGACCCTCCCTGTTCCAGCACGTGGGGCTACACTCCTCTCTGGCAGGAAAGATCCAGAAGCTTACG GATAAGGACTTCCTGAAGCCCCTGCTGCATAAGATTCATGTCAATCCACCAGCGGAGGTCTCCACCACGCTTAAGGTGTACCAGGGCCACACTCTGGAGAAGACCTACATGGGAGAGGACTTCTTCTGGGCCATCACCCCCACTGCGGGGGACTACGTCCTGTTCAAGTTTGACCGGCCCGTCAGCATAGAGAG GTACCTGTTCCGCAGCGGCAACCAGGAGCACCCCGGAGACAAGCTGGAGAACACGACGGTGGAGATCCTGCCTTTGTCG GAATCTGACCTGCAGACCAAAGAGAAATACAAGCGAATGGACGACCGCTACTACCGAATTG gtCAGTTTGAGAATGGCGTGGCAGAGGCGGTGATGGACCCCATCTTTAACCCCGTGGTGGCGCTCCGTCTCACCGTACTCAAGGATTCTGCTGTGTGGGCCATCCTGAGCGAG atCCACATCAAGAGAGTGGCAGGCTAA